The Candidatus Marinimicrobia bacterium CG08_land_8_20_14_0_20_45_22 genome includes the window TCATATTTCAGCCGGCACTTTTGACAGATCAATTTTTGATTGGCCACGTCATATTCCAATTCGCCCAAACATTTCGGACAGACTAATATTTCCAACAATTCGGTCGAAAGCATCTTTCACCTCTCCGGGTACGATATGCGTTTTTGAGATTCAAACAACATTTCATACGGAATTAAAATCAATTTGTTCCTGTTTTTGTCTCATCAGTAGTGAGACTTTCGATGTGGTCCACAAATTCATCCAGATCTTTGAATTTTTTATAAACGGACGCAAAACGAATATAAGCGACTTCGTCTAGGGCTTTTAAATTGTTCATTACCAGTTCGCCGATCCGACTGGAAGAAATCTCGCCGCCTGCCAGTTCTTCGATTTCTTTTTCGATTTCAATAACAACGGCTTCGATCTTAGTCGTTGGAATTGATCGTTTATTGCAGGCGATCTTGATACTGTTCAGCAGTTTCGCTCGCGAATATTCTTCTCTTCTGCCGTCGTTTTTGATGACAGTTAGCGGATATTCCACTACGTATTCATAAGTCGTAAACCGATGCCCACAACTGAGACATTCCCGCCTACGGCGTATCGCATTGCTTTTTTGGGCTGTCCGGGAATCAACAACTTTTGACTCTTGGGAAGAACAGAATGGACACTTCATGCAATCACCTCTATCTTAATCTCTGGGTAAAGCGGGAAATTTGAGCAAAGTTGGCGGACTTCGGCGCGAACGGCTTGCCGCGTTTGAATGTTTTCAGGATCGGACAAGACGCGATTGATGAGCGTCGCAATGATTTTCATCTCGGGCTCTTTCATGCCGCGCGTCGTCATCGCCGCCGTTCCGATGCGAATTCCACTCGTTATGAACGGGCTTTGCGTATCAAATGGGATCATATTTTTATTGGTTGTGATACCGGATTCTTCCAGAACTTGTTCCGCCACTTTCCCCGTGACGCCCTTATTGGTTAGATCAATCAGCATTAAATGATTGTCTGTTCCACCGGAAGTCAACCGAAAGTCGCGACTCATCAGTTCTTCAGCCAGCGTCTCGGCGTTGAGAATTATCTGGTGCGCGTATTCACGAAACGATGGTTGAAGCGCTTCTCCGAAAGCAACGGCTTTCGCGGCGATGATATGCATCAGCGGTCCGCCTTGAATGCCGGGCATGACATTCGAATCAATGATTTCAGACATCATTTTCTTCCGACCGGACTTTCCCACGACAATTCCGAACGGATTTTCAAAATCTTTTCCCATCAGGATCAAGCCGCTCCGAGGACCGCGCAAGGTTTTATGCGTCGTGGAAGTCACAACGTGGCAAAACGGCAACGGGCTTGGGTGATAACCGGCGGCAATCAATCCGGCGGGATGCGCAATATCGGCAACAAGAAACGCGCCGACACTGTCAGCGATTTCCCGGAATTTCGGAAAATCGAGAATGCGCGGATATGCCGATCCACCGGCAATAATCATTTTCGGTTT containing:
- the nrdR gene encoding transcriptional regulator NrdR; amino-acid sequence: MKCPFCSSQESKVVDSRTAQKSNAIRRRRECLSCGHRFTTYEYVVEYPLTVIKNDGRREEYSRAKLLNSIKIACNKRSIPTTKIEAVVIEIEKEIEELAGGEISSSRIGELVMNNLKALDEVAYIRFASVYKKFKDLDEFVDHIESLTTDETKTGTN
- a CDS encoding tetraacyldisaccharide 4'-kinase, producing the protein MLSTELLEILVCPKCLGELEYDVANQKLICQKCRLKYEIRDDIPIMLEDEAEHF
- a CDS encoding serine hydroxymethyltransferase (catalyzes the reaction of glycine with 5,10-methylenetetrahydrofolate to form L-serine and tetrahydrofolate), producing the protein MDFPFLRQQDPEVLSAISSELERERWTLELIASENFVSSAVLEAAGCVMTNKYAEGYPGKRYYGGCYAVDQAENLARDRAKILFSAEYANVQPHSGSQANMAVYFSLLKTGDTVLGMDLAHGGHLTHGSPVNFSGKLFHIVSYGVRKETGRINFDQLSVLAKEHKPKMIIAGGSAYPRILDFPKFREIADSVGAFLVADIAHPAGLIAAGYHPSPLPFCHVVTSTTHKTLRGPRSGLILMGKDFENPFGIVVGKSGRKKMMSEIIDSNVMPGIQGGPLMHIIAAKAVAFGEALQPSFREYAHQIILNAETLAEELMSRDFRLTSGGTDNHLMLIDLTNKGVTGKVAEQVLEESGITTNKNMIPFDTQSPFITSGIRIGTAAMTTRGMKEPEMKIIATLINRVLSDPENIQTRQAVRAEVRQLCSNFPLYPEIKIEVIA